A window from Trinickia violacea encodes these proteins:
- a CDS encoding LysR substrate-binding domain-containing protein produces MRPRLPLNALRAFESSARHLSFTRAALELNVTQAAVSQQVRSLEDRLGATLFKRLPRGLAITDEGRALLPVLTDAFGRIENVLKQFEGGHFHEVLTVGVVGTFAVGWLMPRLKRFREQHPFVELRLLTNNNLVDLAAEGLDVAIRFGDGVWPATHNVLLLDAPLNVLCTPRIAKRLAVPSDLAREILLRSYRADEWDKWFEAAGLEPWPVNGPVFDSSRLMVEAAVQSAGIALAPPRMFVRELQTGLLACPFDTEVKTGSYWLTWLKSRRMSPAMQVFRNWILDEAGNEAAYRGGDDS; encoded by the coding sequence ATGCGTCCCCGTCTACCGCTTAACGCGCTGCGCGCTTTCGAATCGTCCGCGCGGCATCTGAGCTTCACGCGCGCCGCGCTCGAATTGAACGTGACGCAGGCGGCGGTCAGCCAGCAGGTTCGTTCGCTCGAGGACCGGCTCGGCGCGACGCTCTTCAAGCGGTTGCCGCGCGGGTTGGCCATCACGGACGAAGGGCGCGCTTTGCTGCCGGTCCTGACCGACGCATTCGGCCGCATCGAAAACGTGCTCAAGCAATTCGAGGGCGGCCATTTTCATGAAGTGCTCACGGTGGGCGTCGTCGGCACCTTTGCGGTCGGCTGGCTGATGCCGAGGCTCAAGCGCTTCCGCGAGCAGCATCCGTTCGTCGAATTGAGGCTGCTCACCAACAACAACCTCGTCGATCTCGCGGCGGAGGGGCTCGACGTGGCGATTCGCTTCGGCGACGGAGTCTGGCCCGCGACGCACAACGTGCTGCTGCTCGATGCGCCGCTAAACGTGCTGTGCACGCCGCGCATTGCGAAGCGGCTTGCCGTGCCGTCCGATCTGGCGAGGGAAATCCTATTGCGCTCGTATCGCGCGGACGAATGGGACAAGTGGTTCGAGGCGGCCGGACTCGAACCGTGGCCGGTCAACGGCCCGGTGTTCGATTCGTCGCGGCTGATGGTGGAAGCCGCCGTTCAGAGCGCGGGCATCGCTTTGGCGCCGCCGCGGATGTTCGTCCGCGAATTGCAAACCGGATTGCTTGCCTGCCCGTTCGATACCGAGGTGAAAACCGGCAGCTACTGGCTCACCTGGCTGAAATCGCGGCGCATGTCGCCTGCGATGCAGGTGTTCCGTAACTGGATCCTCGATGAGGCAGGCAATGAAGCGGCGTATCGCGGCGGCGACGATTCCTGA
- a CDS encoding trifunctional serine/threonine-protein kinase/ATP-binding protein/sensor histidine kinase → MATHVYGEMCNDLQTLWEDGERVFSRARRTADGGDETRLIARAAVKQPCPASLDRLAHEFELKGELDGAWAVRPLELVREGGVTLVLEDPGGEPLERLIGAPMAVGSAVRLAVGVAAALGKLHQRGLVHKDLKPAHILVNCTDGQPRLTGFGIASRLRRERQAPEPPETLAGTLAYMAPEQTGRMNRSIDARSDLYALGVTLYQMLTGALPFTAADPMEWVHCHIARKPVPPSERLEGIPAALSAIVMKLMAKTAEERYQTAGGVERDLRRCLAEWETHGDIDDFAPGQQDTPDRLLIPERLYGREGEVETLLASFDRIVKSGAPELVLVSGYSGIGKSAVVNELHRVLAPPRGLFAAGKFDQYKRDIPYATLAQAFQSLVRPLLGKRDAELSAWRDAFVEALGPNARLMVDLVPELRLIIGEQPPVPELPPQDAQRRFQLVFQRFIGVFARADHPLALFLDDLQWLDAATLDLLEDLLTRSDLQHLMLIGAYRDNEVTADHPLRHKLEAIKAAGGKVTEIALAPLERTHVRQLLADALHCEPEYAAPLAQLVHQKTGGNPFFAIQFLMSLADEGMLVFDHDAARWCWDLDHIHAKGYTANVVDLMVAKLTRMPVETQNALQQLACLGNSAGTATLSLVLGTSEELVHGSLWPAVRLELVEHRAAGYRFAHDRVQEAAYSLIAEAQRGETHLRIGRLLAEHTPTGKRQEAIFEIVNQLNRAIPLITSQAERDQLAGFNLIAGERAKASTAYASALKYLVAGVTLVGDDGWVRQRELIFKLELHRAECEFLTGALAAADERLAALAARTKDEVEAARVACLHMDLQVTRDQSGRAAGVGLDCLRRLGIDWSPHPTEEEVRREYQRIWSTLGDRPIEALVDLPLMSDPAPLATLDVLAKLGVPALYTDANLVLLLTCRMVNLSLEHGNADASCLAYTWLGVIAGMRLGDYETGYRFGQLGYELVEQRGLKCIQALTYIAFGILPWKRHIRAGRQLLRRAFEATHQSGDLNYAAYTCSHLNTNLLAAGDPLDEVQSEAERGLAFAQKIRFGAAVDRINAQLGLVRTLRGLTPTFGRYDDGNFDELQIERRFTENPNLAIAECWYWIRKLQARFFAGDYGAALDAALRARRLLWTSPTFEIAEYHFYGALSRAACFDTATADEREVHIAALADHQRQLEIWAGICPENFGNRAALVRAEIARVEGRALDAMTHYDQAIRSAQANGFVHNEALANELAARFFSMRGSEKAARGYLQDAHDAYLRWGAHGKARQLEESFPYLKAYADHARQTATPGTPIEQLDLATVLSVSQIVSGDIVLDNLINALMRTAVEHAGAQRGLLVLPRDAGLWIEAQADTDGGSVTVALRETPIAAAELPESILQYCARTQESVILDDASARGAFIDDEYIARIQARSILCLPLVKQGGLIALLYLENRLAAGAFTPARIAVLKVLAAQAAMTLENARLYRDLAEREAKIRRLVDANIVGIFIANLDGRILEANDAFLRIVGYDRDDLLTGRLRWTDLTPPEWLERNRSEWMPELKITGTLQPYEKEYFRKDGSRVPVLIGVATLDARGTQGIAFVLDLSERKRAEANARQMQLELAHANRVTTMGQLTASIGHEMKQPIAGITLNASTGLRWLDREPPDVGEVRQAFDRIVRDARRAGEVINRIHGLVTKAPTCSESLQINETIREVMALTSSEANRNGVSVRMQFSEDLPFIKGDRVQLQQVMLNLVINAIDAMSAVDVGPRELTISTAMHEPGAVLVSVRDSGPGIAPENAERLFEPFYTTKASGMGMGLSICHSIIEAHGGRLWMSANVPRGALFQFTVPVRPDVSS, encoded by the coding sequence ATGGCTACCCATGTTTACGGCGAGATGTGCAACGACCTCCAGACCCTGTGGGAGGATGGCGAGCGCGTCTTCAGCCGAGCACGACGGACGGCCGATGGCGGCGACGAAACGCGACTCATTGCACGGGCCGCCGTCAAGCAGCCTTGCCCTGCCAGTCTTGACCGGCTCGCTCACGAATTCGAGCTGAAGGGCGAACTTGACGGTGCGTGGGCGGTGCGGCCGCTGGAGCTGGTGCGCGAAGGCGGTGTGACGCTGGTGCTTGAGGATCCGGGCGGTGAGCCGCTCGAGCGGCTGATCGGCGCGCCCATGGCGGTGGGCAGTGCGGTGCGCCTCGCCGTCGGCGTCGCCGCGGCACTGGGCAAGCTTCACCAGCGCGGCCTCGTCCATAAGGACCTCAAGCCTGCCCATATCCTCGTGAACTGCACGGACGGACAGCCGCGGCTGACCGGCTTCGGCATTGCCTCGCGGCTGCGACGCGAGCGACAGGCGCCCGAGCCGCCAGAGACCCTCGCCGGCACGCTTGCCTACATGGCCCCGGAACAGACCGGGCGCATGAACCGCTCGATCGACGCCCGCAGCGATCTGTATGCGCTTGGTGTCACGCTCTACCAGATGCTCACCGGTGCGCTGCCGTTCACCGCGGCCGATCCGATGGAGTGGGTGCACTGCCATATCGCGCGAAAGCCCGTGCCGCCCAGCGAGCGGCTGGAGGGCATCCCCGCCGCGCTGTCGGCCATCGTCATGAAGCTGATGGCCAAAACGGCCGAGGAGCGCTACCAGACCGCCGGCGGCGTCGAGCGCGATCTGCGGCGCTGCCTCGCCGAGTGGGAAACCCACGGTGACATCGACGACTTTGCACCCGGTCAGCAGGACACGCCCGATCGGCTGCTCATCCCGGAAAGGCTCTACGGGCGCGAGGGCGAGGTCGAGACCTTGCTGGCCTCCTTCGATCGCATCGTCAAAAGCGGCGCGCCGGAACTGGTGCTGGTCTCCGGCTATTCGGGCATCGGCAAGTCCGCGGTCGTCAACGAATTGCACAGAGTGCTGGCGCCGCCGCGCGGGCTGTTCGCCGCGGGCAAGTTTGACCAGTACAAGCGCGACATCCCTTATGCGACGCTCGCTCAGGCGTTTCAGAGTCTCGTGCGACCGCTGCTCGGCAAGCGCGACGCTGAGCTATCCGCCTGGCGCGACGCCTTTGTCGAGGCGCTCGGGCCGAACGCACGGCTGATGGTCGACCTCGTACCCGAGCTCAGGCTCATCATCGGCGAACAGCCACCGGTCCCCGAGCTTCCGCCGCAGGACGCTCAACGGCGTTTCCAGCTGGTGTTCCAGCGTTTTATCGGCGTCTTTGCCCGGGCGGACCATCCACTGGCGCTCTTTCTCGACGATCTGCAATGGCTCGACGCGGCCACGCTTGATCTGCTCGAGGATCTGTTGACACGCTCGGATCTGCAGCACCTCATGCTGATTGGTGCCTATCGCGATAACGAGGTGACAGCCGATCATCCGCTGAGGCACAAGCTCGAAGCTATCAAGGCCGCGGGCGGCAAGGTCACGGAGATCGCCCTTGCACCGCTTGAGCGCACGCATGTGCGGCAGTTGCTTGCGGACGCGCTTCACTGCGAGCCCGAGTATGCCGCACCACTGGCGCAACTGGTCCACCAGAAAACCGGCGGCAATCCGTTTTTTGCCATCCAGTTCCTGATGTCGCTCGCTGACGAGGGCATGCTCGTCTTTGACCACGATGCGGCGCGCTGGTGCTGGGATCTCGACCACATTCACGCCAAGGGATATACCGCTAACGTCGTCGATCTCATGGTCGCGAAACTCACGCGCATGCCGGTCGAAACACAAAATGCGCTGCAGCAACTGGCATGTCTTGGCAATAGCGCCGGGACGGCGACGCTCTCACTGGTCCTCGGGACGTCGGAAGAGCTGGTTCATGGGTCGCTCTGGCCCGCCGTCCGGCTGGAACTGGTCGAGCACCGCGCGGCCGGCTACCGGTTCGCCCACGATCGCGTCCAGGAAGCCGCGTATTCGCTGATCGCCGAAGCGCAGCGAGGCGAAACTCACCTTCGGATCGGCCGACTGCTGGCCGAGCACACGCCGACCGGGAAGCGCCAAGAGGCGATCTTCGAGATCGTCAACCAGCTGAACCGCGCGATCCCCCTCATCACATCACAAGCGGAGCGGGATCAGCTCGCCGGGTTCAACCTGATCGCCGGGGAGCGTGCCAAGGCTTCGACCGCTTACGCGTCGGCGCTCAAGTATCTGGTCGCCGGCGTGACGCTCGTGGGCGACGACGGCTGGGTTCGCCAGCGGGAGCTCATATTCAAGCTTGAGTTGCACCGGGCTGAATGTGAATTTCTGACCGGTGCGCTGGCGGCTGCCGACGAGCGTCTGGCGGCACTGGCAGCCCGCACGAAAGATGAGGTCGAAGCCGCGCGCGTCGCATGTCTGCACATGGATCTGCAAGTGACCCGCGATCAGAGCGGCCGCGCGGCCGGCGTCGGTCTCGACTGCCTCCGGCGTCTGGGCATCGACTGGTCGCCGCATCCGACGGAAGAGGAAGTGCGCCGGGAGTATCAGCGGATCTGGTCAACCCTTGGGGACCGCCCAATTGAGGCACTTGTCGATCTGCCCTTGATGAGCGACCCGGCACCCCTCGCGACTCTCGATGTGCTGGCCAAGCTCGGCGTGCCTGCCTTGTACACGGATGCGAACCTGGTTTTGCTGCTCACCTGTCGCATGGTCAATCTGAGTCTCGAGCACGGCAACGCCGACGCATCCTGTCTCGCCTATACGTGGCTCGGCGTGATCGCCGGCATGCGCCTCGGCGACTACGAGACTGGATATCGATTCGGCCAGCTCGGCTACGAGCTCGTCGAACAGCGCGGGCTGAAGTGCATCCAGGCCCTGACCTATATCGCCTTCGGCATCCTGCCGTGGAAGCGACATATCCGGGCTGGCCGCCAACTGTTGCGTCGCGCGTTTGAAGCGACCCACCAAAGCGGGGACCTGAATTACGCGGCGTACACTTGTAGCCACCTGAATACGAACCTGCTTGCCGCCGGCGATCCGCTGGACGAAGTGCAAAGCGAAGCCGAACGGGGTCTCGCGTTTGCGCAAAAGATACGATTCGGTGCTGCCGTTGACCGCATCAACGCCCAGCTCGGCCTGGTACGGACGCTGAGGGGACTGACGCCGACCTTTGGCCGCTATGACGATGGCAATTTTGACGAGCTTCAGATCGAACGCCGCTTCACGGAGAACCCGAATCTGGCCATCGCCGAGTGCTGGTACTGGATCCGCAAGCTGCAGGCGCGGTTCTTCGCCGGCGACTATGGTGCGGCGCTCGATGCCGCATTGCGGGCGCGACGGCTCCTTTGGACGTCGCCAACCTTCGAAATCGCTGAATATCACTTTTACGGCGCGTTGTCGCGCGCGGCCTGTTTCGATACGGCAACGGCTGATGAGCGAGAGGTTCACATAGCGGCGCTTGCTGACCATCAAAGACAACTCGAGATCTGGGCAGGGATTTGCCCGGAAAATTTCGGGAACCGCGCCGCCCTCGTGAGGGCGGAGATCGCCCGGGTCGAAGGCCGCGCGCTCGATGCCATGACCCACTACGATCAGGCAATCCGCTCGGCCCAGGCAAACGGCTTCGTTCACAACGAGGCGCTTGCCAATGAACTGGCTGCGCGTTTCTTCTCGATGCGAGGTTCTGAGAAAGCAGCGCGCGGCTACCTGCAGGATGCCCATGACGCTTATCTGCGTTGGGGTGCGCATGGTAAGGCCCGGCAACTCGAAGAGAGCTTCCCCTACCTCAAGGCCTACGCGGACCATGCGCGCCAGACGGCCACACCCGGAACGCCCATCGAGCAGCTGGATCTCGCTACCGTGCTGAGCGTCTCACAGATCGTGTCGGGCGACATTGTGCTCGACAACCTCATCAATGCGCTGATGCGGACCGCAGTGGAACACGCGGGTGCGCAACGCGGCCTGCTCGTGCTTCCGCGAGATGCCGGGCTGTGGATCGAGGCGCAGGCCGATACGGACGGCGGCTCAGTCACGGTCGCGCTCCGCGAGACACCGATTGCTGCCGCCGAGCTACCCGAGTCGATTCTCCAGTATTGCGCGCGTACACAGGAGAGCGTCATCCTCGATGATGCGTCAGCCCGGGGCGCGTTCATCGATGACGAGTACATCGCCCGCATCCAGGCGCGATCGATCCTCTGCCTGCCACTCGTCAAACAGGGAGGGTTGATTGCCCTGCTTTATCTGGAGAACCGCCTCGCCGCCGGTGCCTTTACCCCGGCAAGGATTGCGGTCCTGAAGGTACTGGCTGCGCAGGCCGCGATGACGCTGGAGAACGCCCGTCTGTACCGCGATCTTGCAGAACGCGAAGCGAAAATCCGGCGCCTCGTCGACGCCAACATCGTCGGGATCTTCATTGCGAATCTCGATGGTCGGATCCTCGAAGCCAATGACGCGTTTCTTCGCATTGTCGGTTACGACCGTGACGACCTCCTGACGGGGCGTCTGCGCTGGACCGACCTGACGCCACCGGAGTGGCTTGAGCGAAACAGAAGCGAGTGGATGCCGGAACTCAAGATCACGGGGACATTGCAGCCCTATGAGAAAGAATACTTCAGGAAGGACGGTAGTCGCGTCCCAGTGTTGATCGGCGTTGCGACGCTGGACGCGCGCGGGACTCAAGGCATCGCGTTTGTGCTCGATCTGAGCGAGCGCAAACGGGCAGAAGCGAATGCACGCCAGATGCAACTCGAGCTCGCGCATGCAAACCGTGTCACGACAATGGGGCAGCTCACGGCCTCGATTGGCCACGAAATGAAGCAGCCGATCGCGGGGATCACACTCAATGCGTCGACGGGCCTGCGTTGGCTTGATCGCGAACCGCCGGATGTTGGAGAGGTCCGTCAGGCATTCGATCGTATCGTCCGCGATGCCAGGCGTGCAGGCGAGGTGATAAATCGCATTCATGGCCTTGTTACAAAGGCCCCGACGTGCAGCGAGAGCCTGCAGATCAACGAGACGATTCGCGAAGTCATGGCGCTCACCTCGAGCGAAGCGAACAGGAACGGCGTCTCTGTGCGGATGCAGTTTTCGGAGGACTTGCCGTTCATCAAAGGCGACCGCGTGCAACTGCAACAGGTGATGCTGAACCTTGTTATCAATGCCATTGATGCAATGAGCGCGGTGGACGTTGGGCCGCGGGAATTGACGATCAGCACCGCCATGCATGAGCCGGGTGCCGTCCTGGTGTCGGTGCGCGATTCGGGGCCGGGGATTGCTCCTGAGAATGCCGAGCGCCTCTTTGAGCCGTTTTACACAACGAAGGCTAGCGGGATGGGCATGGGGTTGTCGATCTGCCACTCGATCATCGAAGCACACGGCGGCCGATTGTGGATGAGCGCAAACGTACCTCGCGGCGCTCTCTTTCAGTTCACGGTGCCCGTCCGTCCAGATGTTTCGTCGTAA
- a CDS encoding lecithin retinol acyltransferase family protein, translated as MNRNFRQSRNAQGASGRVAYASADVALCSFNDEPALGAHLVTQRCGYEHHGVYVGRGNVIHYAGFAKSAHRAPVEEIPLEQFADGHAIAVRPHPFPKYAGVETVLRARSRLGENRYRVLTNNCEHFCSWCLLGESRSEQIHVGLTHPRTGIHTLFCLVSTFIGNQMKIGRTVVSAA; from the coding sequence ATGAACCGCAACTTCCGGCAATCAAGGAATGCGCAAGGCGCAAGCGGCAGGGTTGCCTATGCATCGGCGGACGTTGCGCTCTGCAGTTTCAATGATGAACCGGCACTCGGTGCCCACCTGGTCACGCAACGATGCGGCTACGAGCATCATGGCGTTTATGTCGGTCGCGGCAACGTCATTCACTACGCTGGTTTCGCCAAGTCCGCGCATCGCGCCCCGGTCGAAGAAATCCCGCTCGAACAGTTCGCCGACGGTCACGCCATCGCCGTGCGTCCACATCCGTTCCCGAAGTATGCGGGCGTGGAGACCGTCCTGCGCGCCCGCTCGCGCCTCGGCGAAAACCGCTATCGCGTGCTGACAAACAATTGCGAGCACTTCTGCTCATGGTGCCTGCTCGGTGAAAGTCGCAGCGAACAGATTCATGTAGGCCTCACGCATCCGCGCACGGGCATCCACACGTTGTTCTGCCTCGTGAGCACTTTCATCGGCAACCAGATGAAAATTGGCCGCACCGTTGTTAGCGCAGCATGA
- a CDS encoding acyl-CoA dehydrogenase family protein, producing MPTTDTASKSAAKQLPAPNSDFYHFVDTLNADERAIFQRVRTLMESKVAPIINKYWVEDAFPFELLPAFMELNLGGLGIQGYGCPGGSQLLVGLIGIEMARIDASIATFFGVHSFLAMGSIARAGSEEQKQKWLPPMARMEKIGCFGLTEPLVGSGAAGGLTTTAKREGDTWVLNGQKRWIGNAPWCDISIIWARDVDDNQVKGFIIENKTTPGFSVEKMENKIALKVVQNGQITMKDCQVPEANRLASGAQSFRDTAGVLRGTRYYVGWESTGCQMGAYEHALKYAQERLQFGKPIASFQLIQDLLAKMLANITACQCMVVRTAQLADEGKLTDQQAALSKAFTTSKARETVSWAREVLGGNGILADHNVGRFFADAEALYSYEGTYQMQNLIVGKAITGFSAFI from the coding sequence ATGCCTACCACAGACACAGCAAGCAAGAGCGCCGCGAAGCAGCTTCCGGCGCCGAACAGTGATTTCTATCACTTCGTAGATACCTTGAACGCAGACGAACGAGCGATTTTTCAGAGGGTTCGCACGCTCATGGAGTCCAAAGTCGCCCCGATCATCAACAAGTATTGGGTCGAAGACGCTTTCCCGTTCGAGTTGCTTCCCGCGTTCATGGAGCTGAACCTCGGCGGTCTCGGCATTCAGGGATACGGCTGTCCTGGCGGGAGTCAATTGCTGGTCGGCCTGATTGGGATAGAAATGGCGCGGATCGATGCCTCAATCGCGACTTTCTTCGGCGTCCACAGCTTCCTGGCGATGGGTTCGATCGCGCGTGCTGGGTCGGAGGAGCAGAAACAAAAGTGGCTGCCGCCGATGGCGCGCATGGAAAAGATCGGCTGCTTCGGCCTGACCGAGCCGCTGGTCGGCTCGGGCGCCGCCGGCGGCCTGACCACGACAGCGAAGCGCGAGGGCGACACCTGGGTCCTCAACGGCCAGAAGCGGTGGATCGGTAACGCGCCCTGGTGCGATATCTCGATCATCTGGGCGCGCGACGTCGACGACAATCAGGTCAAGGGCTTCATCATCGAAAACAAGACCACGCCCGGCTTCAGTGTCGAGAAGATGGAAAACAAGATCGCGCTCAAGGTGGTTCAAAACGGTCAGATCACGATGAAGGACTGCCAAGTGCCGGAAGCCAATCGGCTCGCATCGGGCGCCCAGTCCTTCCGCGATACTGCGGGCGTGCTGCGTGGGACGCGGTACTACGTGGGATGGGAATCGACGGGATGCCAGATGGGCGCCTACGAGCACGCGCTCAAGTACGCACAGGAGCGATTGCAGTTCGGCAAGCCGATCGCCTCGTTCCAGCTCATTCAGGACCTCCTTGCAAAAATGCTCGCCAACATCACGGCCTGCCAGTGCATGGTGGTTCGCACAGCACAGCTCGCGGACGAAGGAAAGCTGACGGACCAGCAAGCGGCGCTTTCAAAGGCATTCACGACGTCCAAGGCGCGTGAGACGGTCTCCTGGGCGCGAGAGGTGCTGGGCGGCAACGGCATTCTCGCCGACCACAACGTCGGGCGTTTCTTTGCTGATGCCGAGGCCCTCTATTCCTACGAGGGCACCTACCAGATGCAGAACCTGATCGTCGGCAAGGCGATCACTGGGTTCAGCGCGTTTATCTGA
- a CDS encoding PLP-dependent aminotransferase family protein — translation MGDLLIRLDGTGPIQQQVYEGIYAALEDGRLEPGQRLPASRTWALQLGVSRNTIREATAALMAEGWLEARTGSGLFVRAIPSPSRSPTTSPAIRLRLSEWSERLPVERFVLPQKDVDVDFRPGAVSSDVEQVFRRKRLARWPSDMEPGRLSEYSQPEGDARLRERIAAYLRQSRSVRCTGADIVITTGTHQSLDLLSRLLLGPGTSFAVEDPGFPVVADIARLSGSELYRLQVDEQGVKVEDIPEGIAGLYCTPNHQFPLGVTLSPERRKALLARAAIDDFVILEDDYDCEFYYGTMPSPCLQSADREQRVIYLGSLSKTLAPAFRLGFIVSPPWLLDRLRRAKWIVDRQTSTHVQNTLLQFMVSGDFATHLNSSRMEYKRRRATLLEAIRNHLSTWLTPLDSTCGLHISTRVNAGYDVDALCRIADEEGVGIYRGDIFSSVGRASDILVFGFGGTPVQQITKGISLLASGWQSEDRSLRSCP, via the coding sequence TGTCGCGCAATACGATAAGAGAAGCCACCGCGGCGTTGATGGCGGAGGGCTGGCTCGAGGCTCGTACCGGTTCCGGCCTATTTGTGCGCGCAATCCCGTCGCCGTCCCGCTCCCCCACTACAAGCCCAGCGATCCGGTTGCGTCTATCCGAATGGTCGGAGCGTCTCCCCGTTGAGAGATTCGTGCTGCCACAAAAGGACGTGGATGTAGATTTTCGTCCAGGCGCAGTTTCTAGCGACGTCGAACAGGTATTTCGGCGCAAGCGCTTGGCGCGTTGGCCGTCCGACATGGAGCCGGGACGGCTCTCTGAATATAGCCAGCCGGAGGGAGACGCGCGGCTGCGCGAGCGGATTGCCGCCTACTTGCGGCAATCGCGATCCGTTCGTTGTACGGGGGCGGATATCGTCATTACCACCGGCACGCACCAGTCACTGGATCTTCTGTCGAGACTATTGCTGGGCCCGGGAACGTCATTCGCCGTGGAGGATCCGGGCTTTCCCGTCGTCGCCGATATTGCGCGGCTATCCGGCTCCGAGCTGTATCGGCTTCAGGTCGACGAACAAGGAGTCAAGGTCGAGGACATTCCAGAAGGAATTGCCGGCCTGTACTGTACGCCCAATCACCAGTTTCCGTTAGGCGTTACGCTCTCGCCGGAGCGACGGAAAGCGCTGCTCGCGCGTGCGGCGATAGATGATTTCGTCATTCTCGAAGATGACTACGATTGCGAGTTTTACTACGGTACTATGCCGTCCCCATGTTTGCAGTCAGCTGATAGGGAACAGCGTGTGATTTACCTCGGCTCGTTGTCAAAGACTTTGGCGCCGGCTTTCCGCCTAGGCTTCATTGTCTCGCCGCCCTGGCTGCTCGACAGGCTTCGAAGAGCAAAATGGATAGTGGACAGGCAAACGTCCACGCATGTCCAGAATACATTGTTGCAGTTCATGGTAAGCGGCGATTTCGCTACCCACCTGAACAGCAGTCGTATGGAGTACAAGAGGCGACGCGCGACCTTGCTGGAAGCGATACGCAATCATCTCTCCACGTGGCTGACACCCTTGGACTCAACGTGCGGTCTGCACATCTCCACGCGAGTGAACGCCGGTTACGACGTCGACGCGCTATGTCGTATAGCGGACGAAGAGGGAGTCGGCATTTACAGAGGGGACATATTTTCAAGCGTCGGACGTGCGTCCGACATACTGGTGTTCGGTTTTGGCGGAACCCCGGTACAACAGATCACGAAAGGTATCAGTTTGCTCGCCTCGGGATGGCAGAGTGAAGATCGATCGCTGCGCTCATGCCCATAG